A genomic stretch from Gopherus flavomarginatus isolate rGopFla2 chromosome 3, rGopFla2.mat.asm, whole genome shotgun sequence includes:
- the SLC25A51 gene encoding mitochondrial nicotinamide adenine dinucleotide transporter SLC25A51, with product MMDSEDLVITSSKQDIAHHFVKVNSGKHYFCGYCAAFTNIAITFPIQKVLFRQQLYGVRLREAVCQLQRDGIRNLYRGLLPPLMQKTTTLALMFGLYEDFSSLLQRHTNAPELVTCSVAAVLAGTSEALLTPFERVQTLLQDYKHHDRFTNTYQAFKVLKDYGIKEYYRGLVPILIRNGPSNVLFFGLRGPIKQCLPEATSYSAHLVNDFICGGLLGAMLGFLFFPINVVKARMQSQIGGEFQSLPKVFMKIWLERDRKLTHLFRGAHLNYHRSIISWGIINATYEFLLKLL from the coding sequence ATGATGGATTCAGAAGATCTTGTCATAACAAGTTCAAAGCAAGATATTGCTCATCACTTTGTAAAAGTTAACTCAGGTAAACATTACTTTTGTGGATATTGTGCAGCCTTCACCAATATAGCAATCACCTTTCCCATCCAGAAGGTCCTCTTTCGGCAACAACTATATGGAGTGAGATTAAGGGAGGCAGTATGTCAGTTACAGAGAGATGGAATTCGAAACCTGTACCGTGGACTCCTCCCTCCACTAATGCAGAAAACTACAACTCTTGCCCTGATGTTTGGCTTGTATGAGGAtttctcctccctgctccagaGGCACACGAATGCACCTGAACTTGTGACTTGCAGTGTGGCAGCAGTGCTTGCAGGAACCTCAGAAGCTCTTCTTACACCTTTTGAGCGGGTCCAGACTTTGCTTCAGGACTACAAACATCATGACAGATTTACAAACACTTACCAGGCTTTCAAGGTGCTAAAAGACTATGGAATTAAAGAATATTATCGGGGTCTGGTACCTATTCTGATCCGAAATGGACCGAGTAATGTACTCTTTTTTGGTCTGCGAGGACCCATCAAGCAGTGTCTGCCTGAAGCAACTTCTTATAGTGCTCATTTGGTCAATGACTTTATCTGTGGAGGGCTGTTGGGTGCCATGTTGGGATTCTTGTTTTTCCCAATTAATGTTGTAAAAGCTCGCATGCAGTCTCAAATTGGTGGGGAATTCCAGTCTCTTCCAAAAGTGTTCATGAAGATTTGGCTAGAACGTGATAGAAAACTGACACATCTTTTCAGAGGAGCCCATCTGAATTACCATCGCTCTATTATATCGTGGGGCATAATCAATGCAACATATGAATTCTTGCTTAAGTTATTATGA